From the genome of Suricata suricatta isolate VVHF042 chromosome 3, meerkat_22Aug2017_6uvM2_HiC, whole genome shotgun sequence, one region includes:
- the FCRL2 gene encoding Fc receptor-like protein 2 isoform X2 produces the protein MLLWSLLVIFAPVSGKSDWLTLRAPSAVFEGDRVEVTCQKKKDWWTVKTVAHYKDGDQIQLSDKVLDLSIRRAVLSDSGNYSCVVAATLGLFPRKETSGSVMITVQELFLRPVLTVSPFRPTEGSPVTLTCETRLSPQRSSAQLRFCFFRDGRALGSCWSRSPELRLPAMWAEDSGSYWCKAETVTPSVTKQSPQSQIHVRRVPVSNVSLEMRAPHGQVIEGGTLVLLCSVAEGTGDITFSWHREATGTSVGRKTQCSRVAELQVAAVQEHDTGGYYCRADNGLGPTQSKVLSVLVKMPASRPVLTIRAPRAPAMEGDVVELRCEAQRGSPPILYRFYHEDNALGNSSDPFGGEASFNLSVTAEHSGNYSCEADNGLGAQRSEVVPLRISGGRSAANTLR, from the exons ACTGGCTGACCCTCAGGGCTCCCTCTGCTGTctttgaaggagacagagtagAAGTGACATGCCAGAAGAAAAAGGACTGGTGGACGGTCAAGACTGTGGCACATTATAAGGACGGAGACCAGATACAGCTTTCAGATAAAGTCTTAGACCTCTCTATCCGAAGAGCGGTTCTGAGTGACAGTGGCAATTACTCCTGTGTGGTTGCTGCTACTCTAGGTCTCTTCCCAAGGAAGGAAACTTCAGGAAGTGTAATGATCACAGTTCAAG AGCTATTTCTGCGCCCTGTGCTCACAGTCAGCCCCTTCCGACCCACCGAGGGGAGCCCAGTGACCCTGACCTGTGAGACTCGGCTGTCTCCACAGAGGTCAAGTGCTCAGCTCCGATTTTGCTTCTTCAGAGATGGCCGAGCCCTGGGGTCCTGCTGGAGCAGATCCCCAGAGCTCAGGCTCCCTGCCATGTGGGCTGAAGACTCAGGGTCCTACTGGTGCAAGGCAGAGACGGTGACTCCCAGCGTCACAAAACAGAGCCCCCAATCCCAGATTCACGTGCGGA GAGTGCCTGTCTCTAACGTGAGCTTAGAGATGCGGGCCCCCCACGGCCAGGTGATCGAAGGGGGGACTCTGGTCCTGCTCTGCTCAGTGGCTGAAGGCACAGGAGACATCACATTCTCCTGGCACAGAGAGGCCACAGGAACCAGCGTGGGACGGAAGACCCAGTGCTCCCGGGTGGCGGAGCTGCAGGTCGCGGCTGTGCAGGAGCATGACACCGGTGGCTACTACTGCAGAGCTGACAACGGCCTCGGCCCCACCCAGAGCAAGGTGCTGAGTGTCCTTGTAAAAA TGCCAGCATCCCGCCCAGTCCTCACCATCAGGGCACCCAGGGCCCCGGCCATGGAGGGGGACGTGGTGGAGCTTCGCTgtgaggcccagaggggctcTCCCCCCATCCTGTACCGGTTTTACCATGAGGACAATGCCCTGGGGAACAGCTCAGACCCCTTTGGAGGAGAAGCCTCCTTCAACCTTTCTGTGACTGCAGAACATTCTGGAAACTACTCCTGCGAAGCTGACAATGGTCTCGGGGCCCAGCGCAGCGAGGTGGTGCCGCTCCGTATCTCAG
- the FCRL2 gene encoding Fc receptor-like protein 2 isoform X1 codes for MLLWSLLVIFAPVSGKSDWLTLRAPSAVFEGDRVEVTCQKKKDWWTVKTVAHYKDGDQIQLSDKVLDLSIRRAVLSDSGNYSCVVAATLGLFPRKETSGSVMITVQELFLRPVLTVSPFRPTEGSPVTLTCETRLSPQRSSAQLRFCFFRDGRALGSCWSRSPELRLPAMWAEDSGSYWCKAETVTPSVTKQSPQSQIHVRRVPVSNVSLEMRAPHGQVIEGGTLVLLCSVAEGTGDITFSWHREATGTSVGRKTQCSRVAELQVAAVQEHDTGGYYCRADNGLGPTQSKVLSVLVKMPASRPVLTIRAPRAPAMEGDVVELRCEAQRGSPPILYRFYHEDNALGNSSDPFGGEASFNLSVTAEHSGNYSCEADNGLGAQRSEVVPLRISATSSYRKDHVTDRALGLLAVPACAAAGLLIYCRFRKASGGRSAANTLR; via the exons ACTGGCTGACCCTCAGGGCTCCCTCTGCTGTctttgaaggagacagagtagAAGTGACATGCCAGAAGAAAAAGGACTGGTGGACGGTCAAGACTGTGGCACATTATAAGGACGGAGACCAGATACAGCTTTCAGATAAAGTCTTAGACCTCTCTATCCGAAGAGCGGTTCTGAGTGACAGTGGCAATTACTCCTGTGTGGTTGCTGCTACTCTAGGTCTCTTCCCAAGGAAGGAAACTTCAGGAAGTGTAATGATCACAGTTCAAG AGCTATTTCTGCGCCCTGTGCTCACAGTCAGCCCCTTCCGACCCACCGAGGGGAGCCCAGTGACCCTGACCTGTGAGACTCGGCTGTCTCCACAGAGGTCAAGTGCTCAGCTCCGATTTTGCTTCTTCAGAGATGGCCGAGCCCTGGGGTCCTGCTGGAGCAGATCCCCAGAGCTCAGGCTCCCTGCCATGTGGGCTGAAGACTCAGGGTCCTACTGGTGCAAGGCAGAGACGGTGACTCCCAGCGTCACAAAACAGAGCCCCCAATCCCAGATTCACGTGCGGA GAGTGCCTGTCTCTAACGTGAGCTTAGAGATGCGGGCCCCCCACGGCCAGGTGATCGAAGGGGGGACTCTGGTCCTGCTCTGCTCAGTGGCTGAAGGCACAGGAGACATCACATTCTCCTGGCACAGAGAGGCCACAGGAACCAGCGTGGGACGGAAGACCCAGTGCTCCCGGGTGGCGGAGCTGCAGGTCGCGGCTGTGCAGGAGCATGACACCGGTGGCTACTACTGCAGAGCTGACAACGGCCTCGGCCCCACCCAGAGCAAGGTGCTGAGTGTCCTTGTAAAAA TGCCAGCATCCCGCCCAGTCCTCACCATCAGGGCACCCAGGGCCCCGGCCATGGAGGGGGACGTGGTGGAGCTTCGCTgtgaggcccagaggggctcTCCCCCCATCCTGTACCGGTTTTACCATGAGGACAATGCCCTGGGGAACAGCTCAGACCCCTTTGGAGGAGAAGCCTCCTTCAACCTTTCTGTGACTGCAGAACATTCTGGAAACTACTCCTGCGAAGCTGACAATGGTCTCGGGGCCCAGCGCAGCGAGGTGGTGCCGCTCCGTATCTCAG CGACCAGCAGCTACAGAAAAGACCACGTCACAGACAGAGCTCTCGGGCTGCTGGCTGTCCCTGCGTGCGCTGCTGCTGGCCTGCTGATTTACTGCAGGTTCCGCAAGGCGTCAG